The genomic interval TGGTGCTTGTATTACTATCCAATTTGTGACCAATGTAATTATTCATGGTCTACATATTCATGATTGTAAACCCACTGGTAATGCCATGGTTAGAAGCTCACCAAGTCATTATGGTTGGAGGACAATGGCTGATGGAGATGCCATATCCATTTTTGGATCAAGTCATATTTGGATTGATCATAATTCTCTGTCTAACTGTGCTGATGGTCTTGTGGATGCTATAATGGGCTCCACTGCACTTACCATTTCTAACAACTACTTCACTCATCACAATGAGGTCAGTCTAATTTTTCCTTTCttccttaattattatttcaagTAATCATACAAGataaaatactaaattatttGATAAAAAAACAGGTCATACTATTAGGACACAGTGATTCTTACACAAGAGACAAACAAATGCAAGTGACCATTGCTTACAATCATTTTGGTGAGGGACTTATCCAGAGAATGCCAAGGTAAATAAACTTAATCTAAATCTAATTTAACCAAAGTTCTATTTTATGTGACTTATTTTGATGAAATTATTAATGGGGACCAAATTTATTGTTGTTTGCAGATGTAGACACGGGTATTTCCACGTGGTAAACAATGACTACACACATTGGGAGATGTATGCTATTGGTGGTAGTGCTAACCCCACCATTAACAGCCAAGGCAACAGATATCTTGCCCCTGTTAACCCTTTTGCCAAGGAGGTATACATAGTTATAATTATTACTTTACAAGTGTTGAATTAATGTAAGCAGTTTTAatggatttgatttgattttgaaCAGGTTACAAAGAGAGTTGATACAGACACTGGTTCATGGAAGCATTGGAATTGGAGATCAGAAGGAGATCTATTACTGAATGGAGCTTATTTCACTCCATCAGGAGCTGGAGCTGCTTCCAGCTATGCCAGAGCCTCAAGTTTAGGGGCTAAGTCCTCTTCCTTGATTCCCTCACTTACTTCTGGTGCTGGTGTTCTTAACTGCCGTACTGGAGTACaatgttaattttaatttcgtaaaaaaaaaaaacagtaaaaaaaatcaaaaaaaaaaaaaagagaaaggatggaagaaaaataatatttcatttttttcttcctccTATTGTTATAGCATTATGATGAGTGAGTGAGTTTGCAGTCATTAAATCTGTTTACAACAAAAGCCTATTTTGTATTTGCCCCCTCCCCCAACTGtcaaatttgaatatttgacaaagtgtaaattttttatttacttttttaccttttttttttacctcAAATGTTGTTACATTGTTATCTATTAATCCACTTTAATAGAGGGAAACTAGAAAGTGCCGCTATTAGGCTCTGTTTAAAGTGCCAAATATAATcctcttctttttatttttgttatcattTCTATGAATTTGGAGTACTAgagataattatttatttccaaagagagagagagataaattTGCCTTTTGAGCTCTGTACTTGTTTAAGTTTTGTCTGACAGAAATTGCATTatgtcaaataataataataacaataatataagGTGTTTGGGATATTTAATTATTGGCCTTCATTGATATGAAGACTTGAGTATATATGAAGACAACCACAAACACAGAGTGTTTGCATGTGAGTATATGGACCCATTGATAATTCCATGCATTTATCAGCATTACATAACTTAACAGCAAACCCATGTTTTCACCAATCAGTGTTGTTTTTAACTCTATGTAAGTTGTCATCTTTAAGCCACGTGGTGGGAGCCAAAAGAGCCTTATAAATCTCtttcaataatattaataagtGATAGATCTCTTTTTCTTTGTCATTGTGATCTTTTTGAGTTTGTTTTTACCATTGTCCAAGATATAATttccccaattttttttttcttcttttttaccACAATTTATTCACTAATGATTATGATGGTTGGACTCTTTGGTCTTGGAGATTGGCTGTCCTATGGCAGAAGATCTCAATGTTAAAATAGTATGTAGATAATAAAGGGTGAAAAAGCAAGAGTTGAAAAGCTTTGGATGTGACACTATTCTTCCAAGTTCCAACAATATCAAATTATTATCAACTTTATAGTCCAAGAACTTCAAGTTCCACATGTTGCTGCTTTGGAATTTCTGGTATGGATTCATTTTAATACCTGATAGTTGAAGGAGTTCCACTTCCACATGTTGATGATGATCACCGCGGTGGTGGTGTGGTGTTACTGTCTTCGTTTACAACCGGCCGATCGAAGCAGATTGCCTAGATTGAAAAGCTTTGATGAACCTGAATGTGTAGAATCCATGAAAGAGCCAAGTGATGCTTTGTTTGATTCTATATGTTTTAACAAACGCTGTGTGTCCAAAAAAATAcacacttttgcaatttttgtttcttctATTTTCATGTTCTAAGTAATATTGAAACAAGTAATCTTACACACATTTATAGCTTAGTAACTAAGCAATCTATGGGGCTTAACAATAATTGCTCTACAGATTACAACCAAACCATTAAGTGAGATTACAGAAGCAACGACAGAATTAGTAATCCAAAAATTAGAAAGCTGAATCATGAATTACTCTACAGATACAGAATTAGTAATCAAATAATCTCACACATATGTATACATCTAAAACTAAATAATATCCATGATTTTTGTAGCCACTAATGCATATATAATCAGTGAATTTCAGAAAGCTGAATCAATATGCATACCACGTAAAAGATCATAAAGGCTTCTGTGAGGGAGATGATCATACATATCAGAATTCAGAAGCTTCTCCCCTCTCTTTCCTTGATAGAAAGCCCTGACTGGAATCAAAATCTCATGGCGATTCCTCCCAAGTTGCTTTATCACTTGAATACATAAGCTCTGGCTACAAATCCCCACTtggtatttaaatttaacttgGAGAAAGTATGTTCATTCAAAGTCAAAacatattttatccttaagtGGGATTTAGTAGTATTGATCCTGTTTAAGTTTGGACTATGGAAATTGACAAATCTACATAAGCACAGCACAGCAATGTACTTGGATTTTGGGCTTCTTTTATTAGTCCAATTCACAAACTAATTGAGATTCTCAAAAGGGTTTTCATTTTCAACCCAATATagtattcttattttattacaatatctAAATAAAAGAGAATCATCAACTCACAAATGACCGACCAGGAGAAGCTGAGGTCAAATAACCCACCAAGAGGGCTGATATTTCCCATTTCAAACTtggattatattattttgttcttGGCTAACTCAAAACAGGATAAGTCACACCTCGAACTCTTACAATTTGGCAAGGAGGAGGTTATACAAGGAGCTCCAAATGCACTTATGTGATAAGTTTGACCATATTTAATGCTTGGTCATTTTCTTTATAGAGTTAAATTACAGCTGAGCTAACTGCATACCTATATTCATCTCTAGTTTTGATAAATTACCAGTAATCCATACAAGAGCATGTTCCATGCTCAAAATGGTGGAACCTTTTTCTATCTCGCACAATAATCTTACGCTTATAAATTTTTGAGATTAGCTTTATAGAAGCGTGACAATCTTCACATATGCGTAAGTTCTTCACAATCCGAAGTGGTGTCTTAGGACCAGTACTGATCAAGCCAAAAGCAATGGCAATCTTCTCGCTGTGATGTTGCAAATTCATctgtttttcttcttcatccatGTTGAGCAACACTTGTTCGGTCTTTGGCGAATAGCCCACCAATCTCAGCTGGTTTGAAATCTCATTCAACATTGAATGGATTTCTTTAGCTCTATGGTGGGAGTCATCTTCAACAAGAAACTCTTGAATCACTCCATCTAGTTCAATCCAACTACATCCAGGATCTTTCCTTATATCCATGTCCTTCATCATTAATCTCACTTCCGAAACAGCTTCCCAGTTTCCTGAAGAGGCATATAAATTTGACAGTGCAACATAGGATCCACTATCACGAGGAGCCATGTCCATTAAAATCTTTGCTACTCGTTTCCCAATCTCTATGTTCTTATGCATCTTGCAAGCACCGAGTAATGCCTTCCATATGACATCGTCCTTTTGAATTGGCATATTTAGTATGAACTCCTCAGCTTCTTCTAACTGCCCAGCACGGCCTAAAAGATCAATCATACAGCCATAATGCTCTATTCTTGGTTCTAAGCCAACAACACTAACCATATGATTAAAAAATGACCTGCCTTCCTCCACCAAGCCCCCATGACTACAAGCATTCAGAAGACCAATATATGTTACATCGGTGGGCATAACACCGGCTTTTTGCATCCGAGAAAAGAAGTAAAGAGCATCCTTCGCTCTACCATGCATAGCAAGTCCGCCGATAATGGCATTCCAAGTGATTGCATTCTCTTTAGGCAACTTCTCAAAAACTTGAAGGGCCTTCTCAATACTCCCACACTTGGAATACATATCAACCAAAGCAGAACCAAGCACATCATTGATCTCAATCTTGTTCTTTTCAGCATACAAGTGTACCCATTTTCCCAATTCAAGTGCCCCAAGGCGAGAAATTGCAGGCAAAACACTAACTAAAGTTACATAATTTGGTGAAACATCTCCCAATTGCATTTCTCTAAACAATTCTATAGCTTCCTTAAAGAGTCCATTTTGTGCATACCCAGATATCAAACCATTCCAAGAAACCACACTTTTCTGAGGCATTTCATCAAACAACTCTCGTGCAGCTCTAAAATCACCAATTCTTACATACCCATCAACCATTACATTCCACAAAACTACATTACCCTCTTGCCTTCTCTCATCTCTACCCACTTTATACACATTCCCAAAATCAATCAAACTCTTCTGAAACAAATAATTAGCATCAACCATAACTCCACACATCACATACATCCTAACAAGATTACTAAGAACAAACACATCATTATCCAATCCATACTTGATAACCAAACCATGAATTTGCTTACCCATTTCAAAATCCCCTGTTCTAGCACAAGCCTTCAACACAGAAGGGAAAGTAAACTGATTGGGCTCCACAAAACCAGCAAAAACCATTTGACGAAACAACAAAAGAGCCTCCTTTGGTTGTTCCTCGTCGGCAGAGCAATCTGCAAAAGCTCTAATAATAGTATTCCAAGAAAAGCAATTGGGTTTTCGCATTTGATCAAATACTTGGCGCGCGTACTCCAAATCACGATGGTTCGCGCAGAATCTGAGGATTTCGGCGGCGGCAAGTGGGTCGTGGATTTTGCTGGTTTTGATGAATTGGGCATGGACTTGGGTCAAGTCTCTGATGGTTTTGCATGATGAGATTAGAGGGAAGAGTGAAGAAGGGTGAGAAGAATGCGATGGAGATGGAATTGTGGGCTTGGAGATTGTGGAGTTCATGGAGTTGTAACAATGGCTGTcgtttttgtctttttgtgtttattcaaaaaaaaaaaaaaaatcgtataaatagaatattatttcagaataaaaaaaaatggaatagaAGAATCTAAAGACTGCCATATCAGATTGCGTTTTCATAAACTAGACTTGTCGTTCTTTATCAAGTTTTTATAAAACGACACGTCGTCAACTCATACTAAATGAATATAGAGTAATAAAGCAATAATTATCTCTTATCAAAGCAAAATACTTTTGGatactcggtatactggtcGACCTTTATTTATTTGGTCATTTagaccaaacaaaaaaaatgttattGAATCTGCATAAATTATCCAATCTAATAATAATCAACTGATTCGATTACAATCGACCGTACGTTAGATATTCAATTGTAATTAGATCGGATTAGATGTTATTTAtgaatatccaattggatcgaaTCGAATGTTGGATGAGGTGTTCaaaaatctaatatatttaacatccaatcaaactaattagtatttttatttattttggatgAGTCATtagattttataatattatacgtaaaatatatatgtatatataaaaattaacattaaaattttacttttttttttagattggatagatccaattcaatctaatacatattggacctaaaatATTAGATGTATCGAATTAAACCAatgaatatatatgaaatacatccaatggataatatcgatctaatccaatatctaatggatgttggatcgattaTATGACTACAATTAATTGGATCAGATGGTAAAATataacatccaatatataattaaatcggATCTGGATAAGCCTAAATACATTAGATggtaaaattttaagttttataacatctaatatatatatatttgttataaaaatttatttgaatttcattttatttaacaagtaaaagactcattttttaaattttgcccTAAGGGCTTTTCTAATAGAAcgtaaaatctaaaaaataagGGAGTTTAGATACAAAATTATTCCAAAAAAACTCTAATTACTatagattatattattatatatgtggaagtctatatataatattaatgagAGACTACactaattttatttctttagtttttaatattaaagtAATGTATTTATGGTCCaacttatatttttatatatattataatgtgaaatagtttaataatataataaaacaataaagaatatttttttagtgtaaatttaagTATTATGGTCAAAatgaactaaaaaaaaaatagtgctaaaattatactttttggtGTTAATTTAACACTATTATTTAGGTTTTAGCATCCTATGTCCATAAAAGTTAGAAATGGGTTTTCTTTTAGAGGTGGAATAATAATTTTGGGAAATTAAAACAGAAGAAGAAAACACCTTATTCCTTATATTTACAGGTAAGAATAATGTAAGAAATTACAATGCCCACGTTACACCATACCCATACATTGTCATGATATCTCTCTCAACACGTTGCAATCAATCAATCCCTCTAATACTTCTTCTTTTTTGACAATTTCAATCAAGCCAAAATACAAAAACTGTTCCTATTTGTTTCTAGTGAATCTTCTCTATCTATCCACATTCACTTGTTTGTTACATAATAATGTATAACAAGTTTATAAAATCTTTACTTCTTTAGGAGTACTGAGTTTAATTTgatcaaaagaaaagaaagaaaccaTGTCGAGTAGTACTGCTGGTCTTGTAATTCCCTGTAAAGGTATATAATTAACACACTACtaattaatcaataattaacTATGATGATGATATCATGATCAGTTtcttaattagattttatttttgattattattattattgaattagCGGCGGTGGCATGGGAGGCAGGGAAGCCTTTAGTGATTGAGATTGTTGAGGTTGCTCCACCACAAGCCATGGAAGTTAGGATCAAAGTTAAATACACTTCACTTTGTCATACTGATCTTTACTTTTGGGAAGCCAAGGTTAGTACTTTAGTAGTAAATTAGTAATTGTTGAAAATTAtaggcaatgagtggagtatcCCATGTTGATGGTTACTATCTGTATAAGATGCCTGTaagggatatggctctgataccatgttgagaatcatggttatatctcaaaatcaattgagAATGGGTAGAGTAGCCcatattcttatatatggctcaatttaATTACATCTTCTGAATTTCGAATAAACAGTTGATAATTGAAGCCTATTTTTGTGCTTATTTTCGTATTTGTAATAAgtaaaagtagaaaataaaaatacacaATTATGGTGCAAATATTGTTGattttcttttgttattttgGTATTTGTAGGGCCAAACACCATTGTTTCCTCGCATATTTGGTCATGAAGCATCTGGGTATGTTACTTATTCGATGATTAAGTTGTTTTGAAGTtgtttatataaatatgtgtatatatggtTATATACAGAATTGTGGAGAGTGTTGGGGAAGGGGTTAGGGACTTGAAGGAAGGAGATCATGTGCTTCCAGTGTTCACAGGAGAATGTGGGGAATGTGGGCACTGCAAATCTGAGGAAAGCAATATGTGTGATCTTCTTAGAATCAATACAGATAGAGGAGTTATGCTTAGTGATGGAAAATCAAGATTTTCCATTAATGGAACTCCTATAAGTCATTTTCTAGGCACATCAACTTTTAGTGAATACACTGTTGTTCATGCTGGTTGTCTAGCCAAGATCAACCCTTTGGCACCTTTGGACAAAGTTTGTATTCTCAGTTGTGGCATCTCCACAGGTTTGCATGTTCTCTCACTTtagatttatattttttactaTTGTTATTAAAGATATCTGTGGCGTAATTACCTAAAGTTTTAGTTAGTTTTTGGTGTCAAAACCACCTAATATTAGTAAAAGTGTAATACCGTCCAATTTTGTCCCAACATGTTTCGTTTGTGAGTTTGTCTGGACAAGTGTAAGGACAAGATTAATAAATGTTTTGTTAGAGAGTTCCACATTGACAATGTGTGGAAGCTAAATACCATACATAAGAAACATGAACTACTCTTCTCATTGTCGATTGATTTTGAGTTGGAAACCCATACACCTTACCATACACTCAAAATGATCTATGAGTCTCTTTCGGttataaattcaaaatattGGGTAATTATGCTGCAAATATCCATGTATAATAGTGTATGTAATGTTGATACATGGTTTTGATTTTTTGAAGGATTGGGTGCAACTTTGAATGTGGCAAAACCGAAGAAAGGATCCACAGTTGCAGTGTTTGGACTTGGAGCAGTTGGCTTGGCTGTATGCTTGGTTTTAATGTTGTCTTTTTAGTCTTAATTTGTTTATTGAAGCTAATGAAAATTTGTATATAGGCTGCTGAGGGAGCAAGAATTGCTGGGGCATCAAGGATTATAGGGATTGATTTGAACCCTTCAAGGTTTGAAGAAGGTATAATAATCTTTTGTTTATTATCTTAATTGTTGTCTTGTTAAGACAATAAGAAGCTTGATTTTGGCTCATGCTTCTTTGTTTATGTCATCTCAGCTAGAAAATTTGGTATAAACGAGTTTGTGAACCCGAAAGACCATGACAGACCAGTACAAGAGGTACAAAATAGTGTATGCAAACTCTTTTATGTGTTTTTCAAGCATGGCTTGGCCTTTACATAGCATCAAATTGGTGGGAAAATCCACAGGTAATTGCAGAAATAACTCATGGTGGTGTTGATAGGAGCATAGAGTGTACCGGCAACATTAACGCCATGATCTCTGCTTTTGAATGTGTTCATGATGTAAGTTTTTTTCTGAATCCCGAGACACATGGCTCTTCGTGGTTGATTGCAGCAGCCTTTGCAGACTCTCGATTATTTGGGAGGGAGGGCATAGCTCTAACACTGATTTTTCGTTTAGGGATGGGGAGTGGCTGTGCTTGTGGGAGTGCCCAACAAGGATGCTGTGTTCATGACCAAACCGATTAATGTTCTCAATGAAAGGACACTTAAAGGAACTTTCTTTGGGAATTACAAGCCTCGAACCGACCTTCCTTCGGTTGTTGATATGTACATGAGCAAGGTATAGCTTAAATTAAGAGATTTTGTTTATGAAAAAATGGAATGCCATGGATGAATAACTCAAGGGAAATTTTACTTTTTGGTCTTACAGAAACTGCAATTGGAGAAGTTCATAACCCATCAATTACCTTTCTCAGAGATCAATAAGGCTTTTGAGTACATGTTAAAGGGAGAAGGACTGAGGTGTATCATTAACATGGAAGAGTAAATCgaaattttaacaaataaattatGAGTTTTATGTGTATTATTTTCTTGCCTAGAAAAAACATGTAATAAGAAGCCTCTTGTTTAACttgaaatgaaaataaaagcTCAATTCCAAGGCATGATTTTTGGCTTGTGTTAAcataacaacaaagaaaataaatattctaACAAGGCTCTTTTTGCACATTGAGATTGTTGGCAAAAGCTAAGCCTGTCTTTAAACTTATAAAGCTGTACAGAAACTGAAGATGTGACTAGATCAATTAAAGAAGCAACCTATATATATTATGACAATTATTTCTAGTTGGTCATCCTTTGAATATGAATGAGCAAGAACTGGATTTTCCCTGTCCCTTGAAAATGGCTACTTGTACTTTTCCATGATACTTCTAGCTTCTTCTAGAGAGTCTTCAGTAGATGTAGGAGTGTCTTTAGTAGTTGTCATGTTATCATCATTTCCTTTTGGTCCTTCATCTTTATACAAAGCTATGAATGTAAAGTATACAAGTCCCATAGTGGCCTGTTTTCATGCAATATTTAACaccattagaaaaataaataataaagaaacagttttgaaattcttattttttaacaCTTCTCATAAGATCTTCACCAAAACAAAGATTAGTGCATAAGAAAGGCTGCATTTTACTATGATGGTTTTACATTTTCTTGAAAACCAGGACAAGAAAAAGCTACTCATATGGTGAAAAATAAAAGTTGGATAAGATTCGAAGAGGCTTAACATATTGTCAGTCTAAAAGTTAAAAGGTTCTTCTCTAACTTGAATTCTCAGAAAGATTACTCTTACTAGAAATGCTACATGAAGTAAGCATGTCTCGAAGGATTCTGAGATGATAATTGGCAGAATAAATCTATGAATTTGACCTTATAACCGAGCCACCGATGAAGAAAAACGTT from Cannabis sativa cultivar Pink pepper isolate KNU-18-1 chromosome 4, ASM2916894v1, whole genome shotgun sequence carries:
- the LOC115714168 gene encoding alcohol dehydrogenase; protein product: MSSSTAGLVIPCKAAVAWEAGKPLVIEIVEVAPPQAMEVRIKVKYTSLCHTDLYFWEAKGQTPLFPRIFGHEASGIVESVGEGVRDLKEGDHVLPVFTGECGECGHCKSEESNMCDLLRINTDRGVMLSDGKSRFSINGTPISHFLGTSTFSEYTVVHAGCLAKINPLAPLDKVCILSCGISTGLGATLNVAKPKKGSTVAVFGLGAVGLAAAEGARIAGASRIIGIDLNPSRFEEARKFGINEFVNPKDHDRPVQEVIAEITHGGVDRSIECTGNINAMISAFECVHDGWGVAVLVGVPNKDAVFMTKPINVLNERTLKGTFFGNYKPRTDLPSVVDMYMSKKLQLEKFITHQLPFSEINKAFEYMLKGEGLRCIINMEE
- the LOC115714787 gene encoding probable pectate lyase 8 translates to MAISLRCFSLCSFTIFLLILIVSVKASTTQKNDEVVQSRKLVTQELQSLKNSSMVESLDDNNDEDTWNNEHAVENPEEIASMVDMNIRNHTERRKLGYFSCGTGNPIDDCWRCDRRWHLRRKHLANCAIGFGRNAVGGRDGKYYVVNNPRDDDPVNPRPGTLRHAVIQDRPLWIVFKRDMVITLKQELLMNSFKTIDARGVNVHIAYGACITIQFVTNVIIHGLHIHDCKPTGNAMVRSSPSHYGWRTMADGDAISIFGSSHIWIDHNSLSNCADGLVDAIMGSTALTISNNYFTHHNEVILLGHSDSYTRDKQMQVTIAYNHFGEGLIQRMPRCRHGYFHVVNNDYTHWEMYAIGGSANPTINSQGNRYLAPVNPFAKEVTKRVDTDTGSWKHWNWRSEGDLLLNGAYFTPSGAGAASSYARASSLGAKSSSLIPSLTSGAGVLNCRTGVQC
- the LOC115714786 gene encoding pentatricopeptide repeat-containing protein At5g48910; the protein is MNSTISKPTIPSPSHSSHPSSLFPLISSCKTIRDLTQVHAQFIKTSKIHDPLAAAEILRFCANHRDLEYARQVFDQMRKPNCFSWNTIIRAFADCSADEEQPKEALLLFRQMVFAGFVEPNQFTFPSVLKACARTGDFEMGKQIHGLVIKYGLDNDVFVLSNLVRMYVMCGVMVDANYLFQKSLIDFGNVYKVGRDERRQEGNVVLWNVMVDGYVRIGDFRAARELFDEMPQKSVVSWNGLISGYAQNGLFKEAIELFREMQLGDVSPNYVTLVSVLPAISRLGALELGKWVHLYAEKNKIEINDVLGSALVDMYSKCGSIEKALQVFEKLPKENAITWNAIIGGLAMHGRAKDALYFFSRMQKAGVMPTDVTYIGLLNACSHGGLVEEGRSFFNHMVSVVGLEPRIEHYGCMIDLLGRAGQLEEAEEFILNMPIQKDDVIWKALLGACKMHKNIEIGKRVAKILMDMAPRDSGSYVALSNLYASSGNWEAVSEVRLMMKDMDIRKDPGCSWIELDGVIQEFLVEDDSHHRAKEIHSMLNEISNQLRLVGYSPKTEQVLLNMDEEEKQMNLQHHSEKIAIAFGLISTGPKTPLRIVKNLRICEDCHASIKLISKIYKRKIIVRDRKRFHHFEHGTCSCMDYW